From one Pseudomonas sp. B21-048 genomic stretch:
- a CDS encoding TetR/AcrR family transcriptional regulator, with protein sequence MIKKRLGREESQQVTRDKLFDTATDLMVRKGFHAASVNAISEEAGFSKGAFFSNFSSKSELLLQLTQRFKRVEIDRLSVTLTSGYSSEQLTHGLNAYIDTLKNNTRCAILDAELQLIALRDEAFSQHYYDLHQENSEALGKLITIIFNHAGKKPPLAYAALAMTFTALSEGLILQGHKDPASEIKLVLNSLIQTAESL encoded by the coding sequence GTGATTAAAAAGAGATTGGGTCGAGAAGAGAGCCAACAAGTAACAAGGGACAAGTTGTTCGATACCGCCACTGATCTTATGGTCCGGAAGGGTTTTCACGCCGCCAGCGTCAACGCAATTTCCGAAGAGGCCGGTTTTTCCAAAGGGGCATTTTTTTCAAACTTTTCAAGTAAGTCGGAATTACTTCTGCAACTGACTCAGCGGTTCAAGAGAGTTGAAATTGACCGTTTGAGTGTTACCTTGACTTCCGGGTATTCATCGGAACAATTGACCCATGGCTTGAATGCTTATATTGACACGCTCAAAAATAATACCCGCTGTGCAATCCTTGATGCTGAGCTGCAACTGATCGCTTTGCGCGATGAAGCGTTCTCCCAGCATTATTATGACTTGCATCAAGAAAATAGTGAGGCCTTGGGCAAACTGATTACCATCATTTTTAATCATGCAGGCAAGAAACCCCCTTTGGCCTATGCCGCACTTGCAATGACCTTCACCGCATTGTCGGAGGGTTTGATACTGCAAGGACATAAAGATCCGGCTTCTGAAATAAAGTTGGTATTGAATTCGCTTATCCAGACAGCAGAGTCGTTATAA
- a CDS encoding class I adenylate-forming enzyme family protein yields MKSLSYKEGFLHRFVGFSESFPDHIAIRNLDGEEDTVTYRELRIKAEERHGALNALDVLPGDKVALVLPNGVDFIAYYLAIIGCGAIPVILNYKLTPFEMTNVIGIARPTLVVTTQTLFEQHSEVFQAAYGVRHSLVLNAESPLPDNATAVSQLPRQAKPLLLPEGNPIVSVQFTYRGIGKPLAVSHRYLDLTQSSDGLHEQFHLQGVGSVHLVTLPLYAIFGLSVMMVFPLSVGATLLMTNTLLNRDLAEVLSEHKVTFACLVPDVIRYFNTRLAKRKGALLPMHPRLMMYSGGSHLPADEAEKLGRLLGCNPVLQGYGLTESMPVIVQSSIGKVHRGAMGQPISGVELRVIDAQGRDVAPGRIGELLIRGSMVIDGYDGAEDANARFFRDGWLHTGDLVWRDDDGHVFFYCQRLRISKIKAQMVDLTEIESIALKHPDVMRAKAYIVPDNKEVNVLHLCVEGRGDLTQSAVATLLSHHLSGFKLPRTIEIIALKEEIHASQ; encoded by the coding sequence ATGAAAAGCCTTTCATATAAAGAAGGTTTTCTGCATCGCTTTGTCGGTTTTTCAGAGTCGTTCCCCGACCACATTGCGATCAGAAACCTGGACGGGGAAGAAGACACTGTAACTTACCGCGAGTTGCGAATTAAGGCTGAAGAGCGTCATGGCGCCCTTAACGCACTGGATGTATTGCCGGGTGACAAAGTAGCGCTGGTTCTACCCAATGGCGTGGATTTCATCGCGTACTATCTGGCGATCATCGGGTGTGGTGCGATTCCGGTCATACTCAACTACAAACTGACGCCATTCGAAATGACCAACGTCATTGGCATCGCCAGGCCGACGCTGGTCGTCACGACCCAAACGCTGTTCGAGCAACATAGCGAGGTATTTCAGGCGGCATACGGTGTTCGACACTCCTTAGTGTTGAACGCCGAATCGCCGCTGCCCGACAACGCAACGGCCGTCTCTCAGCTTCCCCGACAGGCCAAGCCCTTGTTATTGCCTGAGGGCAATCCGATCGTCTCGGTACAGTTCACCTATCGGGGCATCGGTAAACCCCTGGCCGTTTCTCACCGCTACCTTGACCTGACGCAATCGAGCGATGGGCTGCATGAGCAGTTCCATCTTCAAGGCGTGGGTTCCGTTCACCTGGTGACCCTGCCGCTGTATGCCATTTTCGGGCTGTCCGTGATGATGGTTTTTCCACTAAGCGTGGGCGCCACTCTGCTCATGACCAACACCTTGCTCAATAGGGATCTGGCAGAAGTCTTGTCTGAGCATAAGGTCACCTTTGCCTGCCTGGTGCCTGACGTCATTCGCTACTTCAATACAAGGCTGGCCAAACGCAAAGGCGCGCTTTTGCCGATGCATCCTCGGCTGATGATGTATTCGGGTGGCAGCCATCTACCGGCAGACGAAGCCGAGAAACTGGGAAGGCTGTTGGGGTGCAATCCGGTACTGCAAGGCTATGGATTGACCGAGAGTATGCCGGTGATTGTCCAGAGCTCGATTGGCAAGGTTCATCGCGGCGCCATGGGGCAACCGATTAGCGGCGTAGAACTGCGGGTCATCGATGCCCAGGGGCGTGATGTTGCACCTGGACGTATTGGCGAGCTGCTGATACGCGGCTCGATGGTGATTGACGGATACGACGGGGCAGAGGACGCCAACGCCCGGTTCTTCCGTGATGGTTGGTTGCACACGGGTGATCTGGTCTGGCGGGACGACGATGGACATGTGTTCTTTTATTGCCAACGCCTGCGAATCTCGAAGATCAAAGCGCAAATGGTCGACCTGACGGAAATCGAGTCCATTGCCCTCAAGCACCCCGACGTAATGCGCGCGAAGGCTTACATCGTCCCTGACAACAAAGAGGTCAACGTATTGCACCTGTGCGTTGAAGGACGCGGTGACCTGACCCAGAGCGCGGTCGCCACCCTGCTATCGCACCACCTTTCGGGCTTCAAGTTGCCCAGAACCATCGAGATTATCGCTCTCAAGGAAGAGATTCATGCAAGCCAATAG
- a CDS encoding response regulator transcription factor gives MTTHRKPIRVMLIDCRPLVLMGLQDLINARKPQMEVSGQATTYTKALDLADQLRPNVIFFSFFPDALNPLEVVAGLTRSAEMKVLVLKGLYEVVPVAQAIEAGARGIVLAEDPTESIIQAIITVHHRDTGKDRAWAGGLSGYSATGHIHLKCNLEQAKQARLTLRERELIRAIVGDPSAKYMSIAGRLGISEHTVHNHLSNIYQKLNLINRIDLLMYALKHGLTNNEKPPESSWVELDLVSRQKKTL, from the coding sequence ATGACGACCCACAGAAAACCAATACGCGTGATGCTGATCGATTGTCGTCCCCTCGTCCTCATGGGCCTTCAAGATTTGATCAATGCCAGGAAGCCTCAGATGGAAGTGAGCGGCCAGGCCACCACCTATACCAAAGCGCTGGATCTTGCCGATCAGTTGCGTCCCAATGTGATTTTCTTCAGTTTCTTTCCAGATGCGCTGAACCCGTTGGAAGTCGTTGCGGGACTCACCCGCAGCGCCGAAATGAAAGTGCTGGTGCTCAAGGGCCTGTACGAAGTCGTCCCCGTTGCCCAGGCAATAGAGGCGGGCGCACGCGGTATTGTGCTGGCGGAAGATCCGACGGAATCGATCATCCAGGCCATCATCACGGTCCACCACCGCGACACCGGAAAGGATAGGGCCTGGGCCGGTGGGCTTTCCGGCTATTCCGCGACCGGGCATATACACTTGAAATGCAATCTGGAGCAGGCGAAACAGGCGCGGCTGACGCTGCGTGAGAGGGAACTGATTCGCGCCATTGTGGGGGATCCGTCCGCCAAATACATGAGCATCGCCGGGCGCCTGGGCATCAGTGAGCACACCGTGCACAACCACCTCAGCAACATTTATCAAAAGCTTAATCTGATCAACCGTATCGATTTGCTGATGTATGCGCTGAAGCACGGGCTCACCAACAACGAAAAGCCACCCGAGTCCTCGTGGGTGGAGCTGGATTTGGTTTCACGTCAAAAAAAGACGCTCTGA
- a CDS encoding SDR family oxidoreductase, translating into MEYAFVTGATGLLGNNVVHALLKRNIKVKALVRSVEKAKKQFGNLPVEFVEGDMLNVDAFSHALEGCDALFHTAAYFRDSYKGGKHWQKLYDTNVTGTERLLQAAYAAGIRRAVHTSSIAVLKGDRDQVIDETMSRNELEADDYYLSKILSEQKVHEFLAQHPDMFIAMVLPGWMFGPGDIGPTSSGQFLLDFVGQKLPGVLPGSFSVVDARDVAEHQIAAITRGRSGERYLAAGNHMDMKSIFQALSSVSGVKAPERKVPLFMLRLIALVYEGYYRITKKPVLISTSTVKLMEQEQGRTHFSHHKSSQELKCTFRPVAETLTDTLDWYRNNNYTDA; encoded by the coding sequence ATGGAATATGCCTTTGTTACAGGCGCTACTGGCCTGCTCGGAAACAATGTGGTTCATGCGCTTTTAAAGCGGAATATCAAGGTAAAAGCGCTGGTTCGTTCCGTAGAAAAAGCCAAGAAGCAGTTCGGTAATCTGCCTGTCGAGTTTGTCGAAGGCGACATGCTCAATGTCGACGCCTTCAGCCATGCCCTGGAAGGGTGTGATGCCTTGTTTCATACGGCGGCCTATTTTCGCGACAGCTACAAAGGCGGAAAACACTGGCAGAAGCTGTATGACACTAATGTGACGGGCACCGAACGATTATTGCAAGCCGCTTATGCCGCCGGCATTCGTCGTGCAGTTCATACCTCCTCCATTGCCGTTTTGAAGGGCGATAGAGATCAAGTGATCGATGAAACAATGTCTCGCAATGAACTGGAGGCTGACGATTATTACTTGAGTAAAATATTGTCCGAGCAAAAAGTTCACGAATTCCTGGCTCAACACCCGGACATGTTCATTGCGATGGTATTGCCAGGCTGGATGTTTGGTCCGGGTGACATCGGCCCTACCTCTTCCGGACAATTCCTGCTCGATTTTGTCGGGCAGAAATTGCCTGGCGTACTCCCCGGTAGCTTTTCCGTTGTAGACGCCAGGGACGTGGCAGAACATCAAATCGCGGCCATCACACGCGGCAGGTCCGGAGAACGTTACCTGGCCGCCGGCAATCATATGGACATGAAAAGCATTTTCCAGGCGTTGTCCAGCGTCAGCGGCGTAAAAGCGCCGGAACGCAAAGTGCCCCTGTTCATGCTCCGCTTGATTGCCTTGGTCTATGAGGGCTATTACCGGATTACAAAAAAACCGGTACTCATCAGCACCTCCACGGTCAAACTCATGGAGCAAGAACAAGGGCGCACCCACTTCAGTCATCACAAAAGTTCACAGGAACTCAAGTGCACATTCCGCCCCGTAGCGGAAACACTGACCGATACTCTGGATTGGTATCGGAACAATAACTACACAGACGCTTAA
- a CDS encoding HlyD family type I secretion periplasmic adaptor subunit, whose product MPSRQIESFAGLPTSDRKARRLGIGIVGVTFGLFGTWAALAPLDGAAFAPGVVTVQTYRKTVQHPEGGIVKEVLVHDGDIVKRGDPLIILDDAQLRFEYEISRGQLVATRAMEARLRAERDTLSAISFGEIADPASLRGVEARQGETQVFNARQGSRLGQIAVLRERIGQLNQQIKGLESMIGAKVHLEKSYSGEIVELTDLLKQGFVDKQRLLDQERKLGMLRSEVADHRSAINKTRLQINETQLQILQIDKDFSTEVVKELAEVQTRMYDLQEKTSSLEDRLSRIVIRAPDAGMVIGMTVHTIGGVVSPATPLLDIVPSVSELVIEAQVAPVDIDRVAIGKRADIRFGAFNSSTTPVIEGEVSSVSADRLVNEKAGTAYYLARVRVTEEGARTLGERKLLPGMPADVLIITGQRTLLQYLMQPARDAMAQSMIEE is encoded by the coding sequence ATGCCCAGTCGTCAAATTGAAAGCTTCGCCGGTCTGCCGACATCTGATCGTAAAGCACGTCGCCTGGGCATCGGTATTGTCGGGGTGACCTTCGGCCTGTTCGGCACCTGGGCGGCGCTCGCGCCCCTCGACGGTGCCGCTTTTGCGCCGGGGGTGGTCACCGTGCAGACTTACCGCAAAACGGTCCAGCATCCTGAAGGCGGCATCGTCAAAGAGGTATTGGTCCATGACGGTGACATCGTTAAGCGTGGTGATCCGCTGATCATTCTTGATGATGCCCAGTTGCGCTTCGAATACGAGATAAGCCGAGGCCAGTTGGTCGCGACCAGAGCCATGGAGGCAAGACTCAGGGCCGAGCGCGACACACTGTCGGCGATCAGCTTTGGGGAAATAGCTGATCCCGCCAGTCTGCGAGGAGTGGAAGCGCGCCAGGGCGAGACCCAGGTATTCAACGCCCGGCAGGGCTCGCGGCTGGGCCAGATCGCGGTGTTGCGCGAACGCATTGGCCAGTTGAATCAACAGATCAAGGGACTGGAGTCGATGATTGGTGCCAAGGTTCATCTGGAGAAATCCTACAGCGGTGAAATCGTTGAATTGACCGACCTGCTCAAGCAAGGGTTCGTTGACAAACAACGTCTGCTCGATCAGGAACGTAAGCTGGGGATGCTCCGGTCGGAGGTGGCTGATCACCGGTCTGCTATTAACAAGACTCGTCTGCAGATCAACGAAACACAGCTGCAGATTCTGCAAATCGACAAGGATTTCAGTACCGAGGTTGTCAAGGAGCTGGCCGAGGTTCAGACCCGGATGTACGACCTGCAAGAGAAAACCTCGTCCCTGGAAGACCGGCTCAGTCGTATCGTCATCCGCGCACCCGACGCGGGCATGGTGATTGGCATGACAGTGCACACCATTGGTGGTGTGGTGAGCCCGGCGACGCCGCTGCTGGATATCGTGCCCTCGGTTTCCGAGCTGGTCATAGAGGCCCAGGTGGCGCCGGTGGATATTGATCGTGTCGCCATCGGCAAGCGTGCCGATATCCGTTTCGGCGCGTTTAACAGCTCGACCACGCCGGTGATCGAAGGCGAGGTCAGCAGCGTATCGGCTGACCGGCTGGTCAACGAAAAGGCCGGGACGGCCTATTACCTGGCGCGGGTCCGGGTAACCGAGGAGGGCGCGCGCACCTTGGGTGAGCGCAAGTTGTTGCCGGGGATGCCGGCGGACGTATTAATCATCACCGGGCAACGCACGTTGTTGCAGTACTTGATGCAGCCGGCTCGCGATGCCATGGCTCAATCGATGATCGAGGAATAG
- a CDS encoding TolC family outer membrane protein, whose translation MSASAVLLGGVFMLAAGAALAQTIAATPTGVSASTFSTDLMQLYRESRLEDPRVLASYAQAQAGKEHQREAMGALFPQVSLNAGTNRIHQESDLVEQSYDSENYSLVLRQYLYNKTAWENYQKFKSLARQSESQALDAQAEATVDLAQRYFTALAAEDELELVRAERRTTQKSLDRVNALYEKQLAMITDQLDLKARVDLLAAQELDAQNQASISREALAEIVGRPVKEKLNRIRDDVQLRVSAQSLDTWVREGIALNPALKANESGVEAAGAALRSGKGGHYPTLSLTLSAQQTNEGYNNALAPRTDSYVAGIGVQVPLYSGGSTSARVRGLYQDQITAEQELEAIRRRVVKEITSAYLTANSSGEKINASRNALASAQLSRVAAEKALDYGMVNAVDVLTSVRNEFRARRDLLKTQYEFVTNVLTLNRWAGKPPAEGVENVNAWLSPGSSSQNLTSH comes from the coding sequence ATGAGCGCATCGGCAGTTCTGCTGGGCGGTGTGTTTATGCTTGCAGCGGGTGCCGCCCTGGCGCAAACCATTGCGGCAACGCCGACCGGGGTCAGCGCCTCGACGTTTTCCACCGACCTCATGCAGTTGTATCGTGAGTCACGGCTGGAGGATCCGCGGGTATTGGCCTCCTATGCGCAAGCGCAGGCGGGTAAGGAGCATCAACGCGAGGCTATGGGTGCGCTGTTCCCGCAGGTATCGCTCAATGCCGGGACGAATCGGATTCATCAGGAGAGCGACCTGGTGGAGCAAAGTTACGATAGCGAAAACTACAGCCTGGTGCTGCGTCAGTACCTCTACAACAAGACCGCGTGGGAGAACTACCAAAAATTCAAAAGCCTGGCCAGGCAGTCCGAATCGCAAGCGCTGGATGCCCAGGCCGAGGCCACAGTGGACTTGGCGCAGCGTTACTTCACCGCGTTGGCGGCCGAAGATGAACTGGAGTTGGTGAGGGCGGAGCGTCGAACCACGCAAAAGAGTCTGGACCGAGTCAATGCGTTGTACGAAAAGCAGCTGGCAATGATTACTGATCAGCTCGACCTCAAGGCCCGGGTAGATTTGCTGGCGGCGCAGGAACTGGATGCCCAGAACCAGGCCAGTATCAGTCGCGAGGCACTGGCGGAGATCGTCGGCCGGCCGGTCAAGGAGAAGCTCAACCGGATTCGCGATGACGTGCAACTACGGGTTTCGGCGCAGAGTCTGGACACCTGGGTGCGCGAGGGTATAGCGCTAAACCCGGCGCTCAAGGCCAACGAAAGCGGCGTGGAAGCTGCGGGCGCTGCGTTGCGCAGCGGCAAGGGCGGGCACTATCCGACCCTGAGCCTTACGCTGAGCGCGCAGCAGACCAACGAGGGCTACAACAATGCCCTGGCGCCGCGCACCGACAGTTATGTCGCCGGTATTGGCGTGCAGGTGCCGCTGTACAGCGGCGGCTCGACTTCGGCGCGGGTCCGTGGGCTCTACCAGGATCAGATTACCGCCGAGCAGGAGCTGGAAGCGATCCGACGCCGGGTGGTCAAGGAGATCACCAGCGCTTACCTGACCGCCAATTCGAGCGGAGAAAAAATCAATGCGAGCCGAAATGCCCTGGCCTCGGCACAGCTGTCCAGAGTGGCGGCAGAGAAAGCGCTCGATTACGGTATGGTCAATGCCGTCGATGTACTGACCAGCGTACGCAACGAATTCCGGGCTCGTCGTGACCTGCTCAAGACGCAATACGAGTTCGTCACTAATGTCCTTACCCTTAATCGCTGGGCGGGAAAGCCGCCTGCCGAGGGTGTCGAAAACGTTAATGCCTGGTTGAGCCCCGGCAGCTCCAGCCAAAACCTCACATCCCACTGA
- a CDS encoding HAD-IB family hydrolase translates to MQANSTQPVLAVFDFDGTLTDRHTFWRYMRFIVGTRSFWLRIIPLLPKMLSVILGITPLMQARLAFIACYLGGLSVEQEREHAKYFITEQLPLWLRPEALRRLQWHQSMGHVTALVSNSPENYLIPWGQAAGFDYVCGTRLATAKNKLTGGISGTNCVEREKVTRLKGCLSNLDDFYIYAYGDSSGDDALLSIANSPFYRNWY, encoded by the coding sequence ATGCAAGCCAATAGCACACAACCGGTACTGGCCGTTTTTGACTTTGACGGCACATTGACCGACAGGCATACGTTCTGGCGCTACATGCGCTTCATCGTGGGAACCCGATCATTCTGGCTCAGGATTATTCCCCTGTTGCCCAAAATGCTCAGTGTGATTCTGGGAATCACGCCGTTGATGCAAGCGCGACTGGCATTCATTGCCTGTTACTTGGGTGGCCTGTCAGTTGAGCAAGAGCGCGAGCATGCCAAGTACTTCATTACCGAGCAGCTGCCACTCTGGCTCAGGCCCGAGGCCCTGCGCCGGTTGCAATGGCATCAATCGATGGGACATGTCACTGCACTGGTCAGCAACTCGCCGGAGAACTACTTGATTCCCTGGGGCCAGGCCGCGGGTTTTGATTATGTGTGCGGCACCCGCCTGGCCACTGCAAAGAACAAACTGACCGGTGGAATATCAGGCACCAACTGTGTTGAGAGAGAGAAAGTTACGCGGCTCAAAGGCTGTCTGAGCAACCTTGATGACTTTTACATTTATGCCTACGGGGATTCATCAGGTGATGATGCCCTGCTCAGCATTGCCAACTCTCCCTTCTACAGAAACTGGTACTAA
- a CDS encoding type I secretion system permease/ATPase, producing MRSTPENSLHNALKACRDSFVSVGFFSFFINALMLVPTFYMLQVYGRVITSGSLTTLAMLTLIMTGLVVTLGSLEWIRSRIMVRVSTRLDVLLSRQVYKASFKRALDSGGMDASAQSLNDLTGLRQFLSGNGLFAFFDAPWLPIYIAVMFMFHPWFGWVATGSALLLLLLAFINERATGPTLAQANKEHIGATLYTTKNLRNAEVIESMGMLETLMDRWGLRQRNVLLLQAQASDRGAIISTLSKTFRILVQSLILGLGAYLAVDHQVGAGLVFAGAILLGRALAPIDLIIGSWRGFIAARSQYGRLNDILDKQQAQPERMSLPAPQGHVQVENLVVAAPGSKTPIINNISFSVPAGCVVGIIGPSAAGKSTLARALMGVWVPQHGVVRLDGADISAWDKHELGPHIGYLPQDIELFEGSISENIARFAEVDSEKVILAARTAGVHEMILLLPDGYDTVIGSEGVMLSGGQRQRIGLARALYGNPRLIILDEPNSNLDEVGDRALVAAIQQLKQTGATLFVITHRTNIVSQLDRLMVMNAGVISLYGPREHVLAELAQKQQAQKHAMSAGASMASVKTSKGDADEPYDAQSSN from the coding sequence ATGCGAAGCACACCTGAAAACAGTCTGCATAATGCGTTGAAAGCCTGTAGAGACAGCTTTGTTTCTGTTGGCTTTTTCAGCTTTTTTATCAACGCCCTGATGCTTGTTCCTACCTTTTATATGCTTCAGGTCTATGGGCGAGTCATCACCAGCGGAAGTCTGACGACGTTGGCCATGCTGACACTGATCATGACCGGACTGGTGGTTACGCTCGGCTCCCTGGAATGGATCCGTTCGCGGATCATGGTGCGGGTCAGTACCCGGCTGGATGTGTTACTGAGTCGCCAAGTCTATAAGGCCAGCTTCAAGCGCGCGCTCGACAGTGGCGGCATGGATGCATCGGCCCAGTCGCTCAACGATTTGACGGGTTTGAGACAGTTTCTCTCCGGTAACGGTTTATTCGCTTTTTTCGACGCGCCCTGGTTGCCGATCTATATCGCGGTGATGTTCATGTTTCATCCCTGGTTTGGCTGGGTCGCGACGGGCAGTGCGCTGTTGTTGTTATTGCTCGCTTTTATCAATGAGAGGGCGACGGGGCCGACACTTGCCCAGGCTAACAAGGAACACATTGGCGCAACGCTCTACACCACGAAAAATCTACGCAACGCTGAAGTCATTGAATCCATGGGCATGCTTGAAACCCTTATGGACCGTTGGGGACTTCGCCAAAGAAACGTCCTGTTGCTGCAGGCCCAGGCGAGCGACAGAGGCGCCATAATCAGCACGCTTTCCAAGACCTTCCGGATCCTGGTGCAATCACTGATCCTTGGCCTGGGAGCGTACCTGGCCGTGGACCATCAGGTAGGGGCAGGCTTGGTGTTTGCCGGGGCCATACTGCTAGGGCGCGCATTGGCCCCCATCGATCTGATCATCGGCAGTTGGAGGGGCTTTATTGCGGCCCGCTCGCAGTACGGCCGTCTCAACGACATCCTCGACAAACAACAGGCTCAGCCCGAACGTATGTCATTGCCTGCGCCTCAGGGGCACGTGCAGGTGGAGAATCTGGTCGTCGCGGCACCTGGCTCGAAAACGCCGATCATCAACAACATAAGTTTCAGCGTACCTGCCGGCTGCGTTGTCGGCATCATCGGTCCAAGTGCAGCGGGCAAGTCCACCCTGGCCAGGGCACTGATGGGGGTATGGGTGCCGCAGCATGGCGTGGTCCGGCTGGATGGCGCGGACATCAGCGCGTGGGACAAACATGAGCTCGGGCCGCATATAGGTTACTTGCCCCAGGACATTGAACTGTTCGAAGGCAGCATCAGCGAGAACATTGCCCGTTTCGCCGAAGTCGATTCCGAGAAAGTCATTCTGGCCGCCAGGACGGCGGGTGTTCACGAAATGATTCTGCTGTTGCCCGATGGCTACGACACCGTCATTGGCAGCGAGGGCGTCATGCTGTCGGGAGGGCAGCGGCAGCGTATCGGCTTGGCCCGTGCCCTGTATGGCAACCCACGGCTGATTATTCTCGACGAGCCCAATTCCAATCTTGACGAAGTCGGTGATCGCGCACTGGTGGCAGCCATCCAGCAGCTCAAGCAGACCGGCGCGACCCTGTTTGTCATTACCCACCGAACCAACATCGTGTCGCAGCTTGACCGGCTCATGGTGATGAACGCAGGGGTTATCAGTCTTTATGGGCCACGCGAGCATGTGCTCGCCGAACTCGCGCAGAAACAGCAGGCACAAAAGCACGCCATGTCGGCAGGCGCCAGCATGGCTTCGGTCAAAACCAGCAAGGGCGATGCCGATGAACCCTACGATGCCCAGTCGTCAAATTGA